The Levilactobacillus namurensis genomic interval TCGTCATTGTCGTTCTGAACGAAGTAGACTTGCTTGGCAGTCCGTTCCAACGTGTCTCCGTGTATCACAACGCAATTCATTCCCCGCAGCGCCAAGTTATGTAGCAAGTACGGAATGGCGTTGTCAGCCACCTCATAGGCCATGTACAGATAGTTGTGAGGCGCGTAGGTCGTGAGCGGATTCTCGGCTAGCTGGTCGTCCTTCCACTTCTGAATCAGCAGCGAACCTGTCCCGGCCGTTGGATCATATCCCGACCAGCCATTGGAATCCTGGAGGTTGTTGCGCGTGATGGCCGCCAAGATGTGGGCCACGGTGTCCGGCGTATAGTCCTGCTGATTGGTCTTGCGCTCTGCGACGTATTCTTCGAAGTAGGCCCAGAAGCTGTCGACGTAGACGTCTGTGCTAACCCGTAGCATGGCCTTGTAAAACTCCTGGCGCTCGTCTGGCTTGAAAAGGATGTCCTTCAAGTACTTTTCAAATTCAGCATGCTGCTTAACTCCAGCAATCCGATAGAACTCTTCCCGGCCTAGCTTGCCCATCCTGATCACCTCAACTATGTATCAAAAAAGCCCGGCGACTGCCGCCAGGCCTAACTTTAACTTTCAATTCGAGAGAAGTTTTGCCTTCTTTCTCTTTGAATTTGATTTTGGATGCGAAATCATTGTCTGTAGTCCATTTGAGTTTTTTTATTTTTGCATCCAACGAACCCTGCAGGATTCGAACCTGCGTCCCCACAAATGCGGTGCTCTGCCGCTGAGCTAAGGATTCAGAACCCGGCCTGTTTGGAGGTAGTGAACCGGGTGACGTGCTTGGTAGGGAGTCGAACCCTACAGGTTGGGGGTATCTCTGCTTCATTACCAATTACCTATGAGCGCCGCGGCGCAACTCACAGAACCAACGGTCGCATTTCATTTATGGCTTTCACCATTATTGAAGAGCCACCGGCTACGCATCATAGCGCGCTTTCTGTTTACCTATTCCATCACAAGCACACGATGAGTTTTCGGTCATCATCAGGACTAACGCGAAGTTACAATGCCACCCGCGGGGCAATGCATTAACTGAAAGAGTGTCGAATCAGTGGCTTACCCATCACGGTGCCTATCTCTCTGTTTAAGGCAAACTCAGTCAATAGCAATGCCGTCGGTGGGAATCGAACCCACATTTCCTAATGGCGGACCACCAGGCGGCTTAACCATTTGCCTACGGCGACGTGAAAGGGGCTGTCCCTATCACTTATTTGATACTACCAATATAAGGCCTAAATCCGGTTTAAAAGTACCATCTCTATCCCAAATTTGTACCAGAAACATCCGGTTTACGCCGTAGATAATCCGTGAAGTCCAGCTCATCATTGACGATTCCTTTGCTCTCCAGCCGCCCAGTGAAGGCGTAGTAGAACTCGATCATCGCCGACTTCTTCCGCCGAGCAAATTGGCTGTGCCCCAAGTGCAGTGTCATGGCAATCTGGACGTCCAGGTCGTGTTTGACGAACGAACGCCACACCACCAGGCTTGCTACACTCGTGCAGTTCTGAAATGCCTCCAGCGCGCTCTCAACAACGATTTGGCAATCTGCCTGATCCACTAACTTTCCGTCTCGGTCCTCACTAACCCCTGGGGCCTTGGGCATGCCGTCATACTTTGGTGACTGCAAAGAAGCCAGGCTCTTGCCCGACTTCAAAACCAGTCGCATGAAGTAGCGGTTAAAGAACCGTTTCACGTACTTGACAATCTCTTTATCATTTTGTTCCTCGAAAAGTTCCGTTTGTCCTACTGCCATCATGGTCTAACCCCCATCAAATAAGCGTTTGTGGTATACTAGGTGCGTTGAGTTTTATTTGGTGAGGGCTGCTGCCGGGCGGCCCTTTTTTCATGTAATCAACTGGAACTGTTTTCACATACTTAGTCATCGTCCACCTCTGGCGCCGGCACCTTACCCAGCTTGGCAATCTTGGCTAGACGGTCACCGTCAGGAAGCCTTTTAAGTTCCTTGATCAGCAGGTCGCATTCTTCATCCGTAAATTGAAGATTATCATCCTTCAAATCGTCTAGTTGAACGCAGTCACTTGTCTGAAAATCAAAACCATTAAAACCGGATTTTCTATAAGCTGCCATGACTTCTACATCGTCCACATCTCGCCCAATTATCACGTTCCAGCGGTGTTCCTTGCGTTCAGCAACAGGCGTCATAGAAAACTCAGCCATTAGCATGTATAGCTTTTTCGAATAGGGTATTGAAAGACTGAATCCGTCCATAATTTGCATGTCAAACGTTCCATTGTGAACAGTTCCTACAGCTTTACCTTTGAATTCAATTAAGACACTGTCTTGGAAAATACCACTACGATTCTTCACCTCATAATGTTTGCTGAGGCCCTCAACGGCCTTTTTGAACTCGTTATACTTCATGCGAATTTCCTCCTTGTCGTGCTCTCGCTGTATTTTCTGATTCTCTTTGGTGTGCCATTACGGCCGCCAAACGCGGTTTGCTTTGTAGTAGAACCCATCTGAATTAGGCTGACCAAGTTCAGAACAAACTTTATACAGAAATAATCGTTCACCACACTTAGGACACCGTGCAAAATAGTTCCCCCACTTGGTCTTTACCTCGCTGTGAGTTCCACAACTTGGACACTCTAACTTGGCATTTACCAGATCACCGTACTTAGGCCGCTTACGCAACGGTTTGTTTTTGAGTGAGCCATCAATTGTATCTTTCGTGTTAGAAGTAGCCTCTGGCTTTGAATCTGCGTGGTCCTCATAATGGCATCAATTTTTTTGCTTGTAGAGTAGCGGCAATGTATGCGATTGTACTTTAGCTGAACTAGATCATTCGGCGTTGCGACATAATGAAAATTCGGTGAGCTCCTCATTTTTTTCGCCATCTTCTTTACATATCCGTCTCCTAAATTCAATTCAACAGAAATATCACCGTACAAGAATCCCCGAGCAATCCTTTCGCGCAACATGCTGGTCCGCGGAGAACGCTCATTTTCGATTTCCACATAGCGATTAGCAACTGTTTGCACACCTTTAAGCTCTGATTTTGGCCACTCCTTAGGACTTTTGTATCTTTTTTCGAATCGTTGTACGCCCCTTAACAGCGTTGCGTTTAACGACATCATTTCTCCCTCCCTTGAAGTCCATCCATCATTTGCAAACTCTTTGAAATGTTTTTGACGAACCAGGACAATGAATTTGCCATCTCGGCCATGATAACCGAAGCGTTAGCATCGCTTAAGCCTCTGCCATTTAAGTACTCGTCAATAAGTCCTGCATAAAGTACTGGCATAGCGTCAGGATTGCTTGGAAAGTCCACATGGAATCCATCTTGTTCAAGAGTAACGATTAACCGCTGCGGACCCATTTCATCAAATGCTTCTGAAGTTGCATCGTCCGTATTTTTTTGATTCATCTGCTTAATGAGTTGTCGTAACATATCTTCCGGTTTCATTCGTAATATCCTCGATTCTCCAGCCGTTAATGACTGGTGCAGTTTGTTGGTACAAGGCAGCCTTTACTTTCCAAGTTGCCACGTGTTGAATCCTCCTGTGATCTATACGGTGATTACCCAGTTATCTTCGGTCTCCCGCTCTTTGGTCACGTACTGCTTAACTTCGGGCTTAGCCTGATGTTCCCGTGCGTGCTGTGCCATGCGGCGCTTCTTCTTGCGCAGGGTTGACTTCTTCGCATGTTTCCGCTGTTTAGCCACGGGCGTTCGCCTCCTGCTTAGCGACTAGGTCGTTGGATTGGTCATTTAAGTACTGATTGACGAACTCTGACATGAGAGCCACGATGGCTGACTTATCACCATCACGAATTCCTCCAGTTTTTGCAAGTGAGTCGAACAGCTGACCAAGCAAGAATGGTAGTGAACCATTTTCACCGGGCATATCGACATGCAGCCCGTCCTTTTCAAGTGAGACAATCAGCCGTTGCGGACCAAATTCATTGAATTTCTGGGTGATAACGTCGTCACTGCTATCAACTTGACCTTCGACATCGTCCATAGCGGCTCTAAGTAAATCAAACACATTCATTATTTTTCCTCCTTGGCTTCAGTTACTGTGACTTCGATTCTTGGCTCGTCTGAATAGTACTTGTGACAGCTGACGTCCGTGATGAGATTGTCGTCCTCCCACACGATGCCGGTCAGCGCGTCCTCAACGAGCTTGAGGTAGTTGGACGCGTCAGGCTTCACAATCGGCCGGTGCTCGCCTCGTAGACGCCGCCCACGCTCCACCTTACTGATTGACCGCTGTACGTGCCGGTAGACCTTGACGTCCACCTTGAGTGCCTTGTCGCGTAAGATGGGGCCGTGATACTTCATCTTGGCCTCTTGGCGAAAGAAGCGCTTGTAGTCCCGTGACCGTCGTGGATCGTAGGCGTGGCCATTGCGATTGAAGCGCGGACGCCCGGCGGGTACTGGCTCACCGTGGATCACTAGGTGGGTCTTAGCCGTTGTTGATTCCAAATAAGTCCCTTCTTTCGATTTCATACGTGCGATATAATTTTTTTGAAAGGAATGATTACTATCAATGCTTGGATTACTGCTATTACCGTTACCATTTCCGTTATCTCGTTGATGCTTGGGATAATAAACATCTATAGGTCGCTGGATAAAATTGAAATGGACTGGCACACTCAAATCGTGAAATACAAGCGTGGTGATGTCATTTGCTCTAATAGCTCTAGCTTTCCCTTACCTGTCCTGACTCAAGTAGCTAACAAGATGGATAAAATTGACGATTCTGTAGATATGGTGGCAACTCTTGTTCAGCCCTTTATGCTGCAGTTCACCGCTATAAACTACGGAAAAAACGACATGGGATATTGGAGCTTACATGTAACTGATGATCAAGACCGCGAAGTCCCTGTTTATACACAGAAGCAGGTTAATCGGCAGGGCACCAAAAATCTTCTTGTAAAGACGCATCCATCACAATGGGAACGGGTCACCATTCCTCAAGATTCAGTAGGTATGTTCAAATCTCAGTCTTACACTGAGTGGAACGTATTTATTGACTTAAACGGATTTGATACCCGTAAAATAACCGCTGAAGTCGCAATTACTAAGAAAAGATTAACCAAACTTTTCAAGCCTCACGTATACATAGGTTCAACTTACGTTTATGATTTAGCGGACTCATCCGTCGTTATACAGAGCAAAGATATTCAAGACCAGTCCCACAATGGAAGCCACCAAAGCCACAATAAGTAGCACCTTCACTGTTCTACACCTCCATGGCAGTCTGTTCGCCGGCCTGCTGCATCATCATCTTTGTAGCAGTGTTGGGTTCCCAGTCGTAGATATACTTCATGGACCTGTTGAATTCCTTAGCACGAATCTGAGTTCGCGTATGAACGCCACACACCTTATTGAGCCCAGTGCTGATGTCCTTATAGAGTTCTGCGCGTTGATCACGTGTCAGTTGAAGATGATTCTCACCGACATATCGATTAACTGCGCGGGTAACGCCATGACTGACGGTACTGTACTCTGTTGGGTCCATCTTTTGATTGGCCTCGAAGTCGTCCATGCGTTCTTCGACGTTCGTCAGCCGGGAGTTGGCCCGATTGGCGTTCTCCATCACCAGCAGGAGCTTTTCTTCCGGTGTCATTGGGAGAACGACCTGTTGAGCTTGTCGCTTGGCTTGCTTCTCCATGGCGATGAAGTACTCACGCGCTTGCTTACCCTTGGGAGTCCGCTGAATCATCGACACCTCTTTAGCCATATCCAGGGTGAGAGCGTGGTTAACTTTTGGCCGGCCACCTTGGGGTTTCGCTCTTTTTTGAGCTAAACCTACAAAATCAACATCTTCAGTAAATCCATACTCTGCCATTCGTGGAAACCAGTCTTTGTAATCCGTCTTAACTCCCAGGAAGTCATGCAGATCCCGTCCATCAACGGCAATGGTGCCGTCATTTTTCTTGAAAGTCTTGATTAATTCGTTCATGCCTGTTCCTCCTCGTCTAGCTCACTGAGCTTGTCCTCAAGCTTCTCGTAAATCGCGTCCCAGATATCCTGGCATAGATCAGATTCAACAACATCGCTGATTGCGTTCTTCATGATGTCGCCTCTTCTTTCTCCGGCCGCCGTGCCTTGAACTTTTTGATTCGCGCGTCCAGTGCTGCCTGATGTTCGGGGCTTAGCTTGCCGTCCGAAGCAGGT includes:
- a CDS encoding antA/AntB antirepressor family protein: MNELIKTFKKNDGTIAVDGRDLHDFLGVKTDYKDWFPRMAEYGFTEDVDFVGLAQKRAKPQGGRPKVNHALTLDMAKEVSMIQRTPKGKQAREYFIAMEKQAKRQAQQVVLPMTPEEKLLLVMENANRANSRLTNVEERMDDFEANQKMDPTEYSTVSHGVTRAVNRYVGENHLQLTRDQRAELYKDISTGLNKVCGVHTRTQIRAKEFNRSMKYIYDWEPNTATKMMMQQAGEQTAMEV
- a CDS encoding N-6 DNA methylase, with product MGKLGREEFYRIAGVKQHAEFEKYLKDILFKPDERQEFYKAMLRVSTDVYVDSFWAYFEEYVAERKTNQQDYTPDTVAHILAAITRNNLQDSNGWSGYDPTAGTGSLLIQKWKDDQLAENPLTTYAPHNYLYMAYEVADNAIPYLLHNLALRGMNCVVIHGDTLERTAKQVYFVQNDNDDFLGFSSINVMPHTDEVKEQFEISGWEEEAIDHIESGLVKFWPTLAPMQKKALEINPDPIAGTYEKPSDHLKLKDIATIERAKAKKVYPAGTIVIQMSAARGQIGLLKSSGRVGTQYACIQTSFTPGFVFYMLKARAPRWFHRVQDGLNLKLKDIEDIPVAITLATREEEYEQLSLF
- a CDS encoding RusA family crossover junction endodeoxyribonuclease; translation: MESTTAKTHLVIHGEPVPAGRPRFNRNGHAYDPRRSRDYKRFFRQEAKMKYHGPILRDKALKVDVKVYRHVQRSISKVERGRRLRGEHRPIVKPDASNYLKLVEDALTGIVWEDDNLITDVSCHKYYSDEPRIEVTVTEAKEEK